A section of the candidate division WOR-3 bacterium genome encodes:
- a CDS encoding glycoside hydrolase family 130 protein — protein sequence MKRQTIKRFDGNPILTKKDVPYEVETVHNAGVVKRRDKYIMLFRSHRRNGRSIIGIADSLDGYHFTVREKPFIVPAVDGVFAEYEEYGVEDCRITEIEGEFILTYSAYSRHGVRVVLAKTRDFISLERVSLITQSDCRNVVVFPEKFGKKFARLDRPHSEISPWSIWISYSPDLVHWGDSKVVMKPGRYRWDELKIGPGAPPIKTKRGWLSIYHGVFKTMDGAIYRLGAALHDAADPSKILGVSDDWILQPEDPWEMTGYVHNVVFTCGAVPEEDGSLKIYWGGADTVMCAGEAAIEEIVEMCLENPRKMDD from the coding sequence ATGAAAAGACAGACAATCAAAAGATTTGACGGCAACCCCATACTGACGAAAAAAGACGTTCCCTACGAGGTCGAAACCGTTCACAACGCGGGTGTAGTGAAGAGAAGAGATAAATACATCATGCTCTTCCGGTCACACAGAAGAAACGGCAGGTCAATCATAGGGATAGCCGACAGCTTGGACGGTTACCATTTCACGGTCAGGGAAAAACCTTTTATCGTCCCGGCTGTTGATGGCGTATTCGCAGAATACGAAGAATACGGAGTTGAGGACTGCAGGATAACCGAAATAGAAGGTGAATTCATCTTAACATACAGCGCTTATTCCAGGCACGGAGTCCGTGTAGTCCTCGCTAAGACCAGGGATTTCATTTCTCTTGAAAGGGTTTCCCTTATAACTCAGTCCGACTGCAGAAATGTGGTCGTGTTTCCTGAAAAATTCGGCAAAAAATTCGCGAGGCTTGACAGGCCACATTCAGAAATATCTCCGTGGTCAATTTGGATTTCTTATTCTCCCGACCTTGTCCACTGGGGAGATTCAAAAGTCGTTATGAAACCTGGGCGTTACAGATGGGATGAACTGAAAATCGGACCCGGAGCGCCGCCTATTAAAACCAAACGCGGATGGCTGAGTATTTATCACGGCGTTTTCAAGACAATGGACGGAGCTATATACAGACTCGGTGCGGCACTGCACGACGCCGCGGATCCGTCCAAAATATTGGGCGTGTCTGATGACTGGATTTTACAGCCCGAGGATCCTTGGGAGATGACGGGTTATGTCCACAACGTAGTCTTCACTTGCGGGGCTGTCCCCGAAGAAGACGGATCGCTCAAAATATACTGGGGAGGCGCGGACACAGTCATGTGCGCGGGAGAGGCGGCGATAGAAGAAATCGTCGAAATGTGCCTTGAGAACCCGAGGAAAATGGACGATTGA
- a CDS encoding MGMT family protein, giving the protein MSSYKPKITRIQLPGTKNSTNLECEENTCKEIDDLGCKMQVLLKGSDVSFDQTLLDMSRCSEFQKKVLAIESLTPRGFVTTYGCLARKIGLPRSARAVGNALKNNPFPIVIPCHRTVMSDGSVGGYQGGKKMKRRLIEMEGVDFDLKNRVVLKNFMYDITSN; this is encoded by the coding sequence ATGTCCTCTTATAAACCCAAAATAACAAGAATACAATTGCCGGGTACGAAAAATAGTACAAATTTGGAATGCGAAGAAAACACCTGTAAGGAAATTGACGATCTAGGTTGCAAGATGCAGGTACTCCTCAAGGGATCGGACGTAAGTTTTGACCAGACCTTGCTCGACATGAGCAGGTGTTCGGAATTTCAGAAGAAAGTTCTTGCCATAGAAAGCTTGACTCCGAGAGGTTTTGTGACTACATACGGCTGTTTAGCCAGAAAAATCGGCTTGCCCAGAAGTGCCAGAGCAGTCGGCAACGCGCTTAAAAACAATCCTTTTCCAATTGTCATTCCATGCCACAGAACAGTCATGTCCGACGGGTCTGTGGGCGGCTACCAGGGAGGAAAGAAAATGAAAAGAAGGCTTATCGAAATGGAAGGGGTGGATTTCGATCTCAAAAACAGAGTTGTCCTCAAAAATTTCATGTATGACATCACAAGTAATTGA